The proteins below come from a single Periophthalmus magnuspinnatus isolate fPerMag1 chromosome 7, fPerMag1.2.pri, whole genome shotgun sequence genomic window:
- the LOC117372992 gene encoding myosin-7B-like gives MSRFLDMTEFGESARFLRLTNLEQLAAKAQAFDGTKRVWMSDEVEAYVEVEIRELNGDKTTVETKDGRFLIVKEDDLQPMNPPKFDMIEDMAMLTHLNEPSVLFNLKRRYAMWMIYTYSGLFCVTVNPYKWLPVYTQTVITGYKGRRRTETPPHIYAIADNAYSDLLQNRENQSMLITGESGAGKTVNTKRVIQYFAIIAALGENIKKGGSLEDQIIEANPAMEAFGNAKTIRNDNSSRFGKFIRIHFGTTGKLASADIDIYLLEKSRVVFQQPGERSYHIYYQILSNQKPELQDMLLVTTNPYDYHFCSQGVTTVESINDGEELKLTDHAMDILGFTVEEKYGCYKIVGAIMHFGNMKFKKKQREEQAEADGTESVDKAAYLMGISSADLLKGLLNPRVKVGNEYIVRGQTVEQVYYAVAALAKATYDRMFKWLVSRINSSLYTALPRQYFIGVLDIAGFEIFEFNNFEQLCINFTNEKLQQYFNHHMFILEQEEYKTEGIEWTFIDFGLDLQACIDLIEKPMGILSIMEEECMFPKATDQSFKTKLYDNHLGKSPNFLRPRPDKKRKYETHFELNHYAGVVPYNITGWLDKNRDPLNETVVTLFQKSSNKLMAGLFDYYISSDMPSDPKAETRHRKKKGASFQTVSQLHKENLNKLMANLRSTQPHFVRCIIPNETKNPGVMEPFLVLHQLRCNGVLEGIRICRKGFPNRILYAEFKQRYRILNPAAIPEDSFVDSRKAVEKLLTSLEIDHTQYKFGQTKVFFKAGLLGQLEDMRDTRLSEILTTVQAMCRGKLMRMERDKMILRRDAVVVIQFNLRAFFSVRTWPWMMLFYKLRPLLRSAQVEKELAALNEDFSKLKEAFDKSEGKRREAEERQVVLVQEKNDLALQLQAEQDNLADAEDRCNQLIQSKIHLDQRLKEMQERLEDEEDISSTLTAKKRVLEEEVVTLKRDVDQLELTLSKVERDRHGVENKLKNLSQEMCTLDESILVLGREKAALQEAHQQALQDLQTQEDKVTVLCKTKSRLEQQVDHVESSLEQEKKVRVELERTRRKLEGDLKLSQESVRDLETQKDDLEDRLKKKDGELAQLQSKLEDEQSIVATLQKKIKELETRIEELEEALDAERAWRMKAERQRNDIARELEELGEKLEEAGGASAAQIALNRKREADFLKMRRELEEAGLHHETTAATLRKKHSDTVTELSEQIDNLQRAKQKLEKEKAETRLHADDLASNVESLTRSKGATEKLCRSYEDQLTESRNRVEDLQRQLTEVSAQKARALTETAEYSRRLEERDALIGQLQRSKAGLAQNSEDLKRQLEEESKARVALAHAVQASRHDCSLLREQLEEEQEARAELQRAMSKANSQVAQWRTKYETDAVLRIEELEEAKKKLVVKLQSLEEAVEASQAKCCSLDKTKVRLQTEIEDLVVELERSNANALALDKKSRNFDKLLTEAKQRFEESQSELEVSQKESRSLSTELFKLKNCYEEALEQLETVKRENKNLQEEIVDLTDHLSREGKTILELERMKKVLDVEKSDIKAALEDAEGTLEHEETKTLRVQMELHQVRSEIERKISEKDEEIDNLRRSQQHALETLQSSLEAECRSRSEAQRQKKKLESELNEMEIQLSHAHRQAAESQRVIRVLQTQVKEQQVDLEEKLQMSNQLKEQIALLERRCSLMSAEKDELKEVLDLTDRARKSAEHELVEVSERVNLLSTQNTGLVNQKRKLETDVSQLCGEVDEALTESRSADEKAKKAITDAALMAEELKREQDSSVLLERLKKNMEVTVKELQLKLDETEQMALKGGKKQLLKLENRVRELQTELMVEQKKSEEYHKGVRRYEKRLKELTSQSEEDRKTLLRMQELVDKLQTKVKSFKRQAENAEEQVSSNAVRYRKVQHELDDAEERAEIAETTVNKLRIRTREQTVKATAQIAE, from the exons ATGTCGCGCTTCCTCGACATGACAGAGTTTGGGGAATCTGCTCGTTTCCTCAGGCTTACAAACCTGGAGCAGCTGGCAGCCAAGGCCCAGGCCTTTGACG GGACTAAAAGGGTGTGGATGTCTGATGAGGTAGAGGCCTATGTGGAGGTGGAGATCCGAGAACTGAATGGGGACAAGACCACCGTGGAGACGAAGGATGGGCGG TTCCTAATAGTGAAGGAGGATGACCTGCAGCCAATGAACCCTCCAAAGTTTGACATGATTGAAGACATGGCCATGTTAACTCACCTCAATGAGCCATCGGTCCTGTTCAACCTGAAGCGGAGATACGCCATGTGGATGATCTAT ACATACTCAGGTCTGTTCTGCGTCACTGTGAACCCTTATAAGTGGCTCCCAGTTTACACTCAGACTGTCATCACGGGTTATAAGGGGCGTCGCCGAACCGAAACTCCGCCCCATATCTACGCCATTGCCGACAACGCCTATTCCGATCTGCTGCAGA atCGTGAGAATCAGTCCATGTTGATCAc tGGTGAGTCTGGAGCCGGGAAAACTGTCAACACAAAGAGAGTGATCCAGTATTTTGCCATTATCGCAGCCTTAGGAGAGAACATAAAGAAAGGA GGCTCTCTTGAGGACCAGATCATCGAGGCAAACCCTGCCATGGAGGCCTTTGGAAACGCCAAGACAATTCGCAATGACAACTCTTCACGCTTT GGAAAGTTCATCCGAATTCACTTTGGAACGACTGGTAAACTGGCTTCAGCTGACATCGACATCT ATCTCCTGGAGAAGTCCAGAGTAGTGTTTCAGCAACCGGGAGAGAGGAGCTACCACATCTACTACCAAATTCTGTCCAATCAGAAGCCGGAGCTACAAG ATATGCTGCTGGTGACCACAAACCCGTATGACTACCACTTCTGTTCGCAGGGGGTAACCACAGTGGAAAGCATCAACGACGGAGAGGAGCTTAAACTCACTGAT catgCCATGGACATCCTGGGCTTCACAGTGGAGGAAAAGTATGGCTGTTATAAAATAGTGGGGGCCATAATGCACTTCGGAAACATGAAGTTTAAGAAGAAACAGCGGGAGGAGCAGGCTGAAGCTGATGGGACAGAGA GTGTGGACAAAGCAGCATACCTGATGGGCATCAGCTCTGCAGATCTGTTGAAGGGTCTGCTGAACCCCAGGGTCAAAGTGGGCAACGAGTACATTGTTAGAGGACAGACAGTAGAGCAG GTGTATTATGCAGTGGCAGCTCTGGCCAAAGCCACCTATGATCGAATGTTTAAATGGCTTGTGAGTCGCATCAACTCCTCTCTGTACACGGCTCTGCCTAGACAATATTTCATTGGAGTTCTGGATATCGCTGGCTTTGAGATTTTTGAG tttaataacTTCGAGCAGCTGTGCATTAATTTCACAAACGAGAAGCTGCAGCAGTACTTCAACCACCATATGTTCATTCTGGAGCAAGAGGAATACAAGACTGAGGGCATTGAATGGACATTTATTGACTTTGGACTGGACCTGCAGGCCTGCATCGACCTCATTGAGAAG CCCATGGGGATCCTGTCCATCATGGAGGAAGAGTGCATGTTTCCAAAGGCCACAGACCAGAGCTTTAAAACCAAACTCTATGACAATCATCTGGGAAAGTCTCCAAACTTCCTCCGACCACGACCCGACAAGAAACGCAAATATGAAACACACTTTGAGCTCAACCATTATGCAGGCGTG GTTCCCTATAATATCACGGGCTGGCTGGATAAGAACCGTGATCCCCTCAATGAGACAGTGGTAACGCTGTTCCAGAAATCATCAAACAAGCTGATGGCTGGACTGTTTGACTACTACATCAGCTCTGACATGC CATCAGACCCTAAAGCTGAAACCAGGCACAGGAAGAAGAAGGGGGCATCGTTCCAGACTGTTTCACAGCTCCATAAA gaAAACCTAAACAAACTGATGGCCAACCTGCGCAGCACTCAGCCACACTTTGTCCGCTGCATCATTCCTAACGAGACCAAGAACCCAG GTGTGATGGAACCATTCTTGGTGCTGCACCAACTAAGGTGTAACGGAGTTTTAGAGGGAATCCGGATCTGCAGAAAAGGCTTCCCCAACAGGATCCTGTATGCAGAGTTCAAACAAAG ATACCGGATCCTGAACCCAGCTGCCATCCCCGAGGACTCTTTTGTGGACAGTAGGAAGGCTGTGGAGAAACTGCTCACTTCTCTGGAGATAGACCACACGCAGTACAAGTTCGGACAGACCAAG GTGTTCTTTAAGGCGGGGCTGCTAGGGCAGCTGGAAGACATGAGGGACACTCGTCTGTCTGAGATTCTGACCACGGTGCAGGCCATGTGTCGCGGCAAACTCATGAGGATGGAACGCGACAAAATGATACTTCGCAG GGATGCAGTGGTGGTGATCCAGTTCAACCTGCGTGCCTTCTTCTCTGTGCGCACCTGGCCGTGGATGATGCTGTTCTATAAACTGCGCCCCTTACTCCGGAGTGCGCAGGTGGAGAAGGAACTGGCTGCCCTCAATGAGGACTTCAGTAAACTCAAGGAGGCCTTTGACAA GTCTGAGGGAAAGCGTCGGGAGGCCGAGGAGCGCCAGGTGGTTCTGGTTCAGGAGAAGAATGATCTGGCCTTGCAGCTACAGGCT GAGCAGGATAATCTTGCAGATGCAGAGGACCGATGTAACCAGCTAATCCAGTCAAAGATTCACCTAGACCAGCGACTGAAGGAAATGCAGGAGAGactggaggatgaggaggacatCAGTTCCACACTAACAGCTAAGAAACGTGTCCTGGAGGAGGAGGTAGTGACGCTGAAGAGAGATGTGGACCAGCTAGAACTGACCCTATCCAAAGTGGAGCGAGACCGACACGGTGTGGAGAATAAG CTGAAGAACCTGTCTCAGGAAATGTGTACTCTGGATGAGTCGATACTGGTTTTGGGCCGAGAGAAGGCTGCTCTACAGGAGGCCCATCAGCAGGCTCTCCAGGATCTGCAGACCCAGGAGGACAAGGTCACAGTTCTGTGCAAAACCAAGTCCAGACTGGAACAGCAAGTAGACCAT GTAGAGAGCAGCCTTGAGCAGGAGAAGAAGGTGCGTGTGGAGTTGGAGAGGACTCGTCGCAAACTGGAAGGAGACCTAAAACTGTCCCAGGAGTCAGTCCGGGACCTGGAGACCCAGAAGGATGATCTGGAAGACCGCCTCAAGAA GAAAGACGGGGAGCTGGCTCAGCTTCAGTCCAAACTTGAGGATGAACAGAGCATTGTGGCTACATTGCAGAAGAAAATCAAAGAGCTTGAG ACTCGAattgaggagctggaggaggcacTTGATGCAGAGAGAGCCTGGAGAATGAAGGCGGAGCGGCAGAGGAACGACATTGCACGAGAactggaggagctgggagaGAAGTTAGAGGAGGCGGGTGGAGCTTCTGCTGCTCAGATTGCTCTCAACAG GAAGCGAGAGGCAGACTTCCTCAAGATGCGGCGGGAGCTGGAGGAGGCAGGGCTTCACCATGAGACAACCGCAGCCACTCTCCGTAAGAAACACTCGGACACAGTGACCGAGCTGAGCGAGCAAATTGACAACCTACAGAGAGCCAAGCAAAAACTGGAGAAAGAGAAGGCTGAGACCAGGCTCCACGCAGATGACCTGGCTTCTAACGTGGAGTCCCTCACTAGGTCCAAG GGTGCAACAGAGAAGTTGTGCCGATCATATGAGGATCAGTTGACAGAAAGTCGTAATCGAGTTGAAGACCTTCAAAGACAACTCACTGAAGTGTCTGCGCAAAAAGCCCGTGCCCTAACTGAGACAG CGGAGTACAGTCGTAGACTGGAGGAACGGgatgctctgattggtcagctgCAACGTTCAAAGGCGGGGCTAGCTCAGAACTCTGAGGATTTAAAGAGACaactggaggaggagagcaag GCTCGTGTGGCTCTAGCCCACGCAGTCCAGGCCTCACGACACGACTGTAGCCTCCTCCGGGAGCAGTtagaggaagagcaggaggcTCGAGCCGAACTGCAGAGGGCAATGTCTAAGGCCAACAGCCAGGTGGCGCAATGGAGAACCAAGTATGAGACTGACGCAGTGCTGAGGATTGAGGAATTGGAAGAGGCCAA GAAGAAGCTGGTGGTGAAGCTGCAGTCTCTGGAGGAAGCAGTGGAGGCGTCCCAGGCCAAGTGCTGTTCTCTGGACAAAACCAAGGTCCGACTGCAGACCGAGATTGAGGATCTGGTAGTGGAATTAGAGAGATCTAATGCTAACGCCTTAGCCCTTGACAAAAAGAGCAGGAACTTTGACAAG TTACTGACAGAGGCAAAGCAACGTTTTGAGGAGAGCCAGAGTGAGCTTGAGGTCTCTCAGAAGGAGTCCCGAAGTCTCAGCACTGAAttattcaaactgaaaaactgctacGAAGAAGCTTTGGAACAACTGGAGACAGTCAAACGGGAGAACAAGAACCTGCAGG AGGAGATTGTGGACCTCACAGACCACCTGAGCCGTGAAGGGAAGACCATCCTGGAGTTGGAGAGGATGAAGAAGGTTCTAGATGTGGAGAAGAGTGACATCAAGGCAGCTCTGGAGGATGCAGAG GGAACTCTGGAGCATGAGGAGACAAAGACACTCAGAGTTCAGATGGAGCTACACCAAGTGAGGTCCGAGATTGAGCGCAAGATTTCAGAGAAGGATGAGGAGATTGACAACCTGCG GAGGAGCCAGCAGCATGCTTTGGAGACGCTGCAGTCTAGTCTGGAGGCTGAATGCCGCAGTCGCAGTGAAGCGCaaagacagaagaagaaactgGAATCTGAGCTCAACGAGATGGAGATCCAACTGAGCCATGCTCATCGCCAGGCTGCCGAGAGCCAAAGGGTTATCAGAGTGCTGCAGACCCAG GTGAAGGAACAGCAGGTTGACTTGGAGGAGAAGCTGCAGATGTCCAATCAGCTTAAAGAGCAGATCGCTCTGCTAGAGCGTCGCTGTTCACTGATGAGCGCAGAGAAGGACGAGCTCAAAGAAGTGCTGGACCTGACTGACCGAGCCCGCAAGAGCGCTGAGCATGAGCTGGTGGAGGTGTCCGAGAGAGTCAACCTGCTGAGCACTCAG AATACAGGTCTGGTGAACCAGAAGAGGAAGCTTGAGACTGATGTAtctcagctctgtggagaagtgGACGAGGCTTTGACTGAGTCCAGGAGTGCAGACGAAAAGGCCAAAAAGGCCATCACAGAC GCAGCGCTGATGGCAGAGGAGCTTAAGAGGGAGCAGGACAGCAGTGTTCTTCTGGAGCGACTGAAGAAGAACATGGAGGTGACAGTGAAAGAGTTGCAGCTCAAGCTGGATGAGACTGAGCAGATGGCTCTCAAAGGAGGCAAGAAACAGCTGCTCAAGCTGGAGAACCGT GTGCGGGAACTGCAAACAGAACTGATGGTAGAGCAGAAGAAGAGTGAGGAGTACCACAAAGGAGTGAGGCGCTACGAGAAGAGACTGAAAGAGCTAACCTCTCAG TCTGAAGAAGACAGGAAGACACTACTGAGGATGCAGGAGCTTGTGGACAAACTTCAGACTAAAGTGAAGAGCTTCAAGAGACAGGCTGAGAATGCT GAGGAGCAGGTGAGCTCCAATGCTGTTCGCTACAGAAAAGTCCAGCACGAGTTAGATGACGCTGAAGAGCGAGCAGAAATTGCAGAAACTACTGTGAACAAACTGCGAATCAGAACCCGTGAGCAGACTGTTAAAGCTACTGCACAG ATCGCAGAGTGA
- the mrgbp gene encoding MRG/MORF4L-binding protein, whose product MGEAELTLNQAEEKPPEPGLVPAEEPVIWSHEVEVCLFHAMIGHKPVGVNRHFHMMCIRDKFSQNIGRQVSSDLIWEHLGTMYDMQALHESEILPFPNSEKSFSLPDDIVQDVREGRNEEELEELRVEPPAIAEEGSNSSVKSDRSKDRDKPTESNSKDEKKKRVTPTPGPPVAKGGAPTPPATKGGAPTPPATKGGAPTPPAAKGSAPTPSATKGGAPGSTSTKTGNTGASSGKGGSSGPTPAKRRR is encoded by the exons ATGGGAGAGGCCGAGCTAACGCTGAACCAGGCCGAGGAGAAGCCCCCGGAGCCAGGCCTGGTTCCTGCAGAGGAGCCGGTAATCTGGAGCCACGAAGTGGAAGTGTGTCTTTTCCATGCAATGATCGGACACAAGCCCGTGG GAGTGAACCGTCACTTCCACATGATGTGCATCAGGGACAAGTTCAGTCAGAACATCGGACGCCAAGTTTCCTCCGACCTCATCTGGGAACACCTCGGCACGATGTACGACATGCAGGCCCTG CATGAGTCTGAGATATTGCCATTTCCAAACTCAGAGAAGAGCTTTTCGTTACCTGATGACATTGTCCAGGACGTTAGAGAAG GTCGCAAtgaggaagagctggaggagctaAGAGTGGAGCCACCAGCAATCGCAGAGGAAG GCAGTAACTCATCAGTGAAGTCTGATCGATCGAAGGATAGAGACAAACCTACAGAATCCAACTCCAAAgacgagaagaagaagagggttACACCGACCCCTGGCCCCCCAGTGGCTAAAGGTGGAGCACCCACACCCCCTGCTACTAAAGGTGGGGCACCCACACCCCCTGCCACTAAAGGTGGAGCTCCCACACCCCCAGCAGCTAAAGGCAGTGCACCTACACCCTCAGCAACTAAAGGAGGGGCTCCTGGATCTACCTCTACTAAGACAGGGAACACTGGAGCGTCTTCAGGTAAAGGAGGGTCATCAGGACCTACACCTGCTAAAAGGAGGCGCTAG